In the Hordeum vulgare subsp. vulgare chromosome 7H, MorexV3_pseudomolecules_assembly, whole genome shotgun sequence genome, one interval contains:
- the LOC123407267 gene encoding uncharacterized protein At5g41620-like, translating to MLSQRDAEEPVAAVEEVTARPKIRKRCALSSSSGASGALRRLRLRRGVVSLHRRGSGGVSSPLPTSWKMSESSWNRACRADGMHSSVSARKLVNALWQMSEGGLLEEEESRTARDAAATHRRCASSVEISKRSRTRSKVVLDDDHGRHWLSDKLSSAGTIGVQAGAQDWSSTCSADRTARLQDMYNSLTACKELVRVLGNVWGPGDLSPSTASLLSALRSELDMARAHARQLAGQQSSRRGEVELMKKRLEAEARAWKSKQREKVAATVRVVCDELDGERRSRRRAERVNAKLGDALAEAERELERERRSRERLEKVCDELVRGGEVEEEARREAQEAQAEVDREREMLRLADELREERVQMKLLEARLQFEEKNAVVEQLRGELEAFLETKKHGLLLELASPAAADEEHHQATHDVDHHGFFEAEGADGTARVDVGKRTDVDDDGDDSDGSDMHSIELNMDGKSKDCGGWSYSGTASKETMATTARKAASADSRGTHYDPWAGGRQSLEESEGGRRWDDDDEGCSDVDEEDSERYQAIKNLREQMLAGHGLGSIFLSGAYEGDYTA from the exons ATGCTGAGCCAGCGCGACGCGGAAGAACCTGTCGCTGCTGTTGAGGAGGTGACGGCGAGGCCCAAGATCCGCAAGCGGTGCGCTCTGTCGTCGTCGTCCGGCGCGTCGGGGGCTCTGAGGAGGCTGAGGCTGAGGCGAGGCGTGGTGTCGCTCCACCGGAGGGGATCAGGCGGCGTCTCTTCGCCGTTGCCGACCAGCTGGAAGATGTCCGAGTCGTCCTGGAACCGGGCGTGCCGCGCCGACGGGATGCACTCGTCGGTGTCCGCCCGGAAGCTCGTCAACGCCCTCTGGCAGATGAGCGAGGGCGGCTTgctcgaggaggaggagtcccGGACCGCCAGGGACGCGGCGGCGACGCACCGGCGCTGCGCGTCGTCCGTGGAG ATCTCCAAGAGGTCAAGAACGAGGAGCAAGGTGGTTCTGGATGATGATCATGGGCGCCATTGGCTTTCAGATAAACTGAGCAGTGCCGGCACAATCGGG GTGCAGGCAGGCGCTCAAGACTGGAGCTCCACGTGTTCAGCGGACAGGACGGCGCGCCTGCAGGACATGTACAACAGCCTGACGGCGTGCAAGGAGCTGGTCAGAGTCCTCGGCAACGTGTGGGGGCCGGGAGACCTGAGCCCGTCCACGGCGTCGCTCCTCTCCGCCCTGCGCTCCGAGCTCGACATGGCGCGCGCCCACGCGCGGCAGCTCGCCGGGCAGCAGAGCAGCCGACGCGGCGAGGTGGAGCTCATGAAGAAGCGGCTGGAGGCGGAGGCGCGCGCGTGGAAGAGCAAGCAGAGGGAGAAGGTGGCGGCCACCGTGCGGGTGGTGTGCGACGAGCTCGACGGCGAGCGGCGGTCGAGGCGGAGGGCGGAGCGGGTGAACGCCAAGCTCGGGGACGCGCTGGCCGAGGCGGAGCGGGAGCTCGAGAGGGAGCGCAGGTCGCGGGAGCGGCTGGAGAAGGTGTGCGACGAGCTCGTCAGgggcggcgaggtggaggaggaggcgcggCGGGAGGCCCAGGAGGCGCAGGCGGAGGTTGACCGGGAGCGGGAGATGCTGCGGCTCGCCGACGAGCTTCGCGAGGAGAGGGTGCAGATGAAGCTGCTGGAGGCGCGGCTCCAGTTTGAGGAGAAGAACGCCGTCGTCGAGCAGCTGCGCGGCGAGCTGGAGGCCTTCCTGGAGACCAAGAAGCATGGCCTCCTCCTGGAATTGGCATCACCTGCCGCCGCTgatgaagaacaccaccaagctaCTCACGACGTTGATCACCATGGGTTCTTCGAAGCTGAAGGTGCCGATGGAACTGCTCGTGTTGACGTCGGCAAGAGGACGGACGTagacgacgatggtgacgattcagACGGCAGCGACATGCACTCCATCGAGCTGAACATGGACGGCAAGAGCAAGGACTGCGGCGGCTGGAGCTACAGCGGCACAGCTTCCAAGGAGACGATGGCAACGACGGCCAGGAAGGCGGCGTCTGCGGACAGCAGGGGAACGCACTACGACCCGTGGGCCGGCGGCCGGCAATCGCTGGAGGAATCGGAAGGAGGTCGGCGgtgggacgacgacgacgaagggtgcagcgacgtcgacgaggaggacTCGGAGAGGTACCAGGCCATCAAGAACCTCAGGGAGCAGATGCTCGCCGGCCATGGGTTGGGCTCCATTTTCCTGTCGGGAGCATACGAAGGAGATTACACGGCCTGA